The following are encoded together in the Scytonema millei VB511283 genome:
- the petP gene encoding cytochrome b6f subunit PetP, with amino-acid sequence MEIGQKVKVYRLRDRVSPPVVKRLGQVGTVKGFKMTDGSGVGVVVQFDDNFSTWFFEDEIKPT; translated from the coding sequence ATGGAAATCGGACAGAAAGTTAAAGTATATCGCCTGAGAGACAGAGTCTCTCCCCCCGTTGTCAAGCGACTCGGACAAGTCGGTACGGTCAAGGGTTTTAAAATGACTGACGGTAGCGGCGTTGGTGTTGTAGTCCAGTTTGATGACAACTTTAGCACTTGGTTTTTTGAAGACGAAATTAAACCTACGTGA
- a CDS encoding DUF4385 domain-containing protein — protein MTHGRYNLHEVIYKDRNMTAFDYSLDFKTIDFRQHPEFYRVGKGEQGVLLVEPYKSEILPHWRFKTPDLARESSQKIYELFLNYLTADDFVGADMARKFLQMGYTRSRRYANHKSGRKYKTNPQKIAAPDAQLQARKDILPYEVDPIKAESAAIFKEKWVQAKTHEKYLQLMAKHKQMYEI, from the coding sequence ATGACACATGGCAGATATAACTTACATGAAGTCATTTATAAAGATCGAAATATGACGGCTTTCGATTATTCTCTAGATTTTAAAACCATTGATTTTCGCCAACATCCAGAGTTTTATCGAGTGGGTAAAGGCGAACAGGGAGTGCTTTTAGTTGAACCATATAAGTCAGAAATTTTACCGCACTGGCGATTCAAAACTCCTGATCTTGCTAGAGAATCTAGCCAAAAAATATATGAATTATTTCTAAATTATTTAACAGCAGATGATTTTGTTGGTGCAGATATGGCGCGAAAGTTTTTACAGATGGGCTACACGCGATCGCGTCGTTATGCAAATCATAAAAGTGGCAGAAAATATAAAACCAATCCTCAAAAAATAGCTGCTCCAGACGCACAGCTTCAGGCAAGAAAAGATATTTTACCTTATGAAGTCGATCCAATTAAAGCTGAATCTGCGGCAATATTCAAAGAAAAATGGGTACAAGCTAAAACACATGAGAAGTACTTACAGTTAATGGCAAAGCACAAACAAATGTACGAAATTTAG
- the chlG gene encoding chlorophyll synthase ChlG → MSDPTPSSAFPNSNSEQAAEQIGSATNPVASLQSDRSGKTRQLLGMKGASPGESSIWKIRLQLMKPITWIPLMWGVICGAASSGQYTWTLEHVLIAAAAMLLAGPLLTGYTQTLNDFYDREIDAINEPYRPIPSGAISVPQVVTQILVLLVAGLGVAFALDLWAGHQFLTITALAIGGSFLAYIYSAPPLKLKQNGWLGNYALGASYIALPWWTGHALFGDLNWTIAILTLIYSMAGLGIAVVNDFKSVEGDRQLGLKSLPVMFGISTAAWICVLAIDIFQMGIAAYLVSIGENLYATILIFLVIPQIVFQDMYFLRDPLKNDVKYQASAQPFLVLGMLLTGLALGHAGI, encoded by the coding sequence ATGTCAGATCCAACTCCCTCTTCTGCATTTCCAAATAGTAATTCAGAGCAGGCTGCTGAGCAAATTGGGTCTGCTACCAATCCTGTTGCTAGTTTACAAAGCGATCGCAGTGGCAAAACCAGGCAACTGCTAGGTATGAAAGGCGCGAGTCCTGGCGAAAGTTCGATTTGGAAAATTCGCCTGCAATTGATGAAGCCGATTACCTGGATTCCCTTGATGTGGGGTGTCATTTGTGGGGCGGCTTCTTCGGGACAGTATACTTGGACGCTGGAACACGTTTTGATTGCCGCTGCTGCTATGTTGCTGGCAGGACCGCTGTTGACGGGTTATACCCAAACCCTCAACGATTTCTACGATCGCGAAATCGATGCAATTAACGAACCCTATCGCCCAATCCCCTCTGGGGCAATTTCCGTTCCCCAAGTCGTAACCCAAATTCTCGTGCTGCTGGTGGCTGGCTTGGGAGTTGCTTTTGCTTTAGATCTGTGGGCGGGACATCAGTTTCTCACAATTACAGCATTAGCAATAGGCGGTTCTTTCCTAGCATATATATATTCAGCTCCACCACTCAAACTGAAACAGAATGGTTGGTTAGGTAATTATGCTTTGGGAGCAAGTTATATTGCCTTACCCTGGTGGACTGGTCATGCTTTGTTTGGCGATCTCAACTGGACGATCGCAATTTTGACGCTGATCTACAGCATGGCAGGCTTGGGAATTGCCGTGGTCAATGATTTTAAGAGTGTAGAAGGCGATCGCCAATTAGGGTTAAAGTCTCTACCAGTCATGTTTGGTATTTCTACAGCGGCTTGGATTTGCGTTTTGGCGATCGATATTTTTCAGATGGGAATTGCAGCATACTTAGTCAGTATTGGTGAAAACTTGTACGCGACTATTCTCATCTTCTTAGTCATTCCGCAGATCGTATTTCAGGACATGTATTTCTTGCGCGATCCGCTGAAAAATGATGTTAAATATCAGGCGAGCGCTCAACCATTTTTGGTATTAGGAATGCTCCTGACTGGCTTAGCACTGGGTCATGCTGGAATCTAA
- a CDS encoding Get3/ArsA fold putative tail anchor-mediating ATPase NosAFP, with amino-acid sequence MPLILTFLGKGGTGRTTIAIAAAKRLASQGQRVLLATDDNQPGLGLLLDTSLAVEPQEVATNLQVVQLKTSTLLERNWDEVKKLEAQYLRTPIIKDVYGQELVVLPGMDKALVLNALREYDASGKYDAIVFDGSGDSSMLRLLGMPESLSWYARRFGKLLTDSDLGRTVSPFLQPLLASIFNVSWTGDNFSQPTSKVTNILEQGKAALADPKRLAAYLVVNDNPASMTTARYLWGSSQLIGLTIAGAIANQSTAIEALKSEFSPLPVSSVPTATPGDWQLLIDALPDFTQPAPAPKPLEIDVAARQVRVFLPGFDKKQVKLTQSGSEITIEAGDHRRNIILPPGLSGKTVTGAKFQQGYLIVSL; translated from the coding sequence ATGCCCCTCATTTTGACATTTTTGGGCAAGGGTGGGACTGGACGCACGACGATCGCGATCGCAGCAGCCAAGCGTCTAGCCAGCCAAGGACAGCGCGTTCTATTGGCAACGGATGACAATCAACCAGGATTGGGGTTGTTACTAGATACGTCCCTAGCAGTTGAACCCCAAGAAGTAGCGACAAATCTTCAAGTCGTCCAGTTAAAAACTTCGACTTTGTTGGAACGTAACTGGGATGAGGTGAAAAAGCTAGAGGCGCAGTATCTTCGCACGCCCATAATTAAGGATGTCTACGGACAAGAATTGGTCGTGTTGCCAGGAATGGATAAAGCATTAGTACTTAACGCTTTGCGAGAGTACGATGCTAGTGGCAAGTATGACGCGATCGTTTTCGACGGTAGCGGCGACTCGTCGATGCTGCGGTTGTTAGGAATGCCAGAAAGTCTCAGTTGGTATGCCCGTCGCTTTGGTAAGTTGTTGACAGATTCCGACTTGGGAAGAACGGTATCGCCGTTTCTCCAGCCCCTCCTAGCCAGTATCTTTAATGTCAGTTGGACTGGTGATAACTTTTCCCAACCGACGAGTAAAGTTACGAACATTCTAGAGCAGGGAAAAGCTGCCCTTGCCGATCCCAAACGCCTTGCTGCTTATTTAGTCGTGAATGACAATCCGGCAAGTATGACAACGGCACGTTATTTGTGGGGAAGTTCTCAGCTGATTGGCTTAACTATAGCAGGTGCGATCGCCAATCAATCAACTGCGATAGAAGCCCTTAAATCTGAGTTTTCGCCTTTGCCAGTCAGTAGCGTTCCGACTGCGACTCCTGGCGACTGGCAACTCCTCATAGATGCTCTACCAGATTTTACCCAACCTGCACCAGCTCCCAAACCCCTAGAAATTGACGTAGCAGCGCGTCAAGTCCGCGTCTTTTTGCCAGGATTTGATAAAAAGCAAGTCAAGCTAACTCAATCGGGCAGTGAAATTACCATAGAAGCAGGCGATCATCGTCGCAATATTATCCTTCCCCCAGGTTTGAGCGGCAAAACTGTAACTGGTGCAAAATTCCAGCAGGGCTATTTGATCGTATCTTTGTAA